The proteins below are encoded in one region of Arenibacter algicola:
- a CDS encoding bifunctional rhamnulose-1-phosphate aldolase/short-chain dehydrogenase, with translation MNHSVKNFKYVNYLWEESKAEALGDDQVELFLYRSNILGADLRITNYGGGNTSCKTVEKDPLTNEEVEVMWIKGSGGDIGTLNKAGIAGLYTERLRNLKNVYGGLADEDRMVGLFDHCIYDLDSKAPSIDTPLHGLLPFKHIDHLHPDALIAVAAAKDSEKVTKEIWGDTMGWVPWQRPGFDLGLQLEKCLNDNPGIRGIVLGSHGLFTWGDTSYECYINSLEVIEKASEYIAKKIAEKGSVFGGQKVKSLPQEERAEKAAQLMPLLRGLCSSENRMIGHFSDSDVVMEYINSNDLARLAPMGTSCPDHFLRTKIQPLVLDLDPKEDLGDAKAVLKKLEPAFEAYRQGYKDYYEACKRDNSPAMRDPNPVIIIFPGIGMFSFAKNKQTTRVASEFYINAINVMRGAEAITEYTSLPRQEAFDIEYWLLEEAKLQRMPKEQPLSRKVALVTGAGGGIGKAIADKLAKEGANVVLTDIAEDRLQEAVGTFKPDTASYAVCDVTISESIQEAYNKACLEFGGVDIVVHSAGLAISKPLDETTEKDWDILQNVLVKGQFELAKQAVAIMRKQGLGGDFISIASKNGLVSGPNNVGYGTAKAAQQHMARLLAAELGGDKIRVNTVNPDGVIVGSKIWEGDWAEGRAKAYGITVDELPAHYAKRNLLNEIIYPEDIANGVFAYVAILDKTTGNIINVDGGMANAFVR, from the coding sequence ATGAATCATTCCGTAAAGAATTTTAAATACGTTAATTATCTCTGGGAGGAGAGCAAGGCGGAAGCGCTGGGTGACGATCAGGTAGAGCTGTTTCTTTATAGGTCCAATATTTTGGGGGCCGATCTACGAATCACCAATTATGGTGGAGGGAATACCAGTTGTAAGACCGTTGAAAAGGATCCTCTGACCAATGAAGAGGTAGAGGTCATGTGGATCAAAGGTTCGGGAGGCGATATAGGTACTTTGAACAAGGCAGGTATTGCTGGACTGTATACAGAGAGATTGAGAAACTTGAAAAACGTATATGGAGGTCTTGCGGATGAGGATCGAATGGTTGGCCTTTTTGACCATTGTATATACGACCTGGACAGCAAGGCTCCGTCCATAGATACGCCTTTGCACGGTTTGCTCCCCTTTAAACATATAGACCATTTACATCCAGATGCCTTGATAGCGGTAGCTGCGGCCAAGGACAGTGAAAAGGTGACCAAGGAAATTTGGGGAGATACCATGGGCTGGGTGCCATGGCAAAGGCCAGGATTTGATCTAGGCCTGCAATTGGAAAAATGTTTGAACGACAATCCGGGCATAAGGGGAATCGTTTTGGGAAGCCACGGACTTTTTACCTGGGGCGATACCTCTTATGAATGTTATATCAATAGCTTGGAGGTTATAGAAAAGGCTTCAGAGTACATTGCTAAAAAGATTGCGGAAAAAGGCAGCGTTTTTGGTGGACAAAAAGTTAAAAGCTTGCCCCAAGAGGAACGCGCCGAAAAAGCTGCTCAATTAATGCCATTGCTCAGAGGGCTTTGTTCTTCAGAGAATAGGATGATAGGACATTTTTCCGATAGTGATGTGGTCATGGAGTATATCAACAGCAATGACTTGGCACGCTTGGCACCAATGGGTACTTCCTGTCCCGATCACTTTTTAAGAACAAAAATACAGCCATTGGTTTTGGATCTGGACCCTAAAGAGGATCTGGGTGATGCCAAAGCTGTTCTAAAAAAACTTGAACCTGCCTTTGAAGCCTACAGACAGGGGTACAAGGACTACTATGAGGCCTGTAAAAGGGACAATAGCCCGGCTATGCGAGACCCCAACCCCGTAATTATAATATTTCCTGGTATAGGGATGTTCAGTTTTGCAAAGAACAAGCAGACCACCAGGGTGGCCAGCGAGTTTTACATCAATGCCATCAACGTAATGAGGGGCGCGGAGGCCATTACGGAATACACCTCCTTGCCAAGACAGGAAGCCTTTGATATTGAATATTGGTTGCTGGAAGAAGCCAAATTGCAACGTATGCCGAAAGAACAACCCTTATCCCGAAAAGTAGCTTTGGTTACCGGAGCTGGTGGAGGTATTGGTAAGGCAATTGCCGATAAATTGGCAAAGGAAGGTGCCAATGTGGTATTGACCGATATAGCGGAAGACCGACTGCAGGAGGCCGTGGGCACCTTTAAGCCCGATACGGCCAGTTATGCCGTTTGCGACGTCACCATAAGCGAGTCTATCCAGGAAGCATATAATAAAGCCTGTTTGGAGTTTGGCGGTGTGGATATTGTGGTACATAGTGCCGGACTAGCCATTTCCAAGCCCTTGGACGAGACCACGGAAAAGGATTGGGATATATTACAGAATGTTTTGGTGAAAGGGCAGTTTGAACTTGCCAAACAGGCGGTTGCCATAATGCGCAAGCAAGGTTTGGGAGGAGATTTTATCAGTATAGCCAGTAAGAACGGCCTTGTTTCCGGTCCAAACAATGTGGGCTACGGAACGGCCAAGGCAGCACAACAACATATGGCCCGCTTGTTGGCCGCCGAATTGGGCGGGGACAAGATCCGTGTCAACACAGTGAACCCTGATGGGGTAATCGTAGGCAGTAAGATTTGGGAAGGCGATTGGGCCGAAGGCAGGGCCAAAGCCTACGGAATTACCGTAGACGAACTGCCTGCACACTACGCCAAAAGAAATTTATTGAACGAGATTATTTACCCAGAGGATATTGCCAACGGTGTTTTTGCCTATGTTGCCATACTGGATAAGACTACGGGCAATATAATAAATGTGGACGGTGGTATGGCCAATGCATTTGTAAGATAA
- a CDS encoding TIM barrel protein, with protein sequence MRIDKERIQEKNQKDLKPHQEKFDFLSNYLLKDGHDVVEIINKLSKFQVAIPSWALGAGGTRFGRFSFHGEPSTLEQKIDDVGILHALTQTAGAISLHIPWDVPKDYEAIKQLATSHNIVFDAVNSNTFQDQKNAKASYRFGSLSNREKAIREQAVQHNIDVIDIGNKLGSKSLTVWLADGSNFPGQNNFQNALQNTQDSLKDIYRALPEDWKLFIEYKPYEPNFYSTVIQDWGTSFMLAKECGDRAYTLVDLGHHLPNTNIEQIVATLMMKGKLGGFHFNDSKYGDDDITVGSIKPYALFLIFNELVYGMNNNPQNPYPAWMIDASHNIKDPLEDLIQSLEAIQESYAKALLIDQDQLRLAQMENDVVRCQEILQNAYRTDVRPLLQEARRKSGGALSPLNTYRSLKVRENLIQARGKNSVASGL encoded by the coding sequence ATGAGAATAGATAAAGAAAGAATACAGGAAAAGAACCAAAAGGATTTAAAACCGCACCAGGAAAAATTCGATTTTTTGTCGAATTACTTGTTAAAGGATGGGCATGATGTAGTAGAAATCATTAATAAGTTGTCCAAGTTTCAAGTAGCCATTCCAAGTTGGGCTTTGGGCGCGGGGGGAACAAGATTTGGGAGATTTTCTTTTCATGGGGAACCGTCCACTTTGGAACAAAAAATAGATGATGTAGGTATTTTGCATGCCCTTACCCAGACGGCCGGAGCCATTTCGTTACATATTCCTTGGGATGTACCCAAAGATTATGAAGCCATAAAGCAATTAGCCACTTCGCACAACATTGTTTTTGATGCAGTAAATTCCAACACCTTTCAGGATCAAAAAAATGCCAAGGCAAGCTATAGGTTCGGTTCGTTGAGCAATAGGGAAAAGGCTATCAGGGAACAGGCAGTGCAGCACAATATTGATGTTATTGATATCGGCAACAAATTGGGTTCTAAAAGCCTTACCGTCTGGTTGGCCGATGGTTCCAATTTTCCGGGACAGAACAATTTCCAAAACGCCTTGCAAAACACCCAGGACAGTCTAAAGGATATCTATAGGGCCTTGCCGGAAGATTGGAAGTTGTTCATTGAATACAAACCCTATGAACCAAATTTTTACAGTACCGTTATCCAGGATTGGGGCACCTCCTTTATGTTGGCCAAGGAATGTGGCGATAGGGCGTATACCTTGGTCGATTTGGGCCATCATCTGCCCAATACCAATATAGAACAGATCGTTGCCACCTTGATGATGAAGGGCAAATTGGGCGGATTCCACTTTAATGATAGTAAATACGGGGACGATGATATTACCGTAGGCAGCATTAAACCTTATGCCCTCTTTTTAATTTTTAATGAATTGGTCTATGGGATGAACAATAATCCCCAAAATCCATATCCCGCTTGGATGATCGATGCCAGTCATAATATTAAAGACCCTTTGGAGGATTTGATCCAATCTTTGGAAGCCATCCAAGAATCATATGCCAAGGCACTTTTGATAGATCAGGACCAATTAAGGTTGGCACAAATGGAAAACGATGTAGTTCGTTGTCAAGAGATACTTCAGAATGCCTATCGTACAGATGTAAGGCCTCTATTGCAGGAGGCAAGGCGTAAGAGTGGAGGCGCACTTTCTCCCTTAAATACCTATAGGTCGCTTAAGGTGAGGGAAAATTTGATCCAGGCAAGAGGCAAAAATTCCGTAGCTTCAGGATTATAA
- a CDS encoding FGGY-family carbohydrate kinase, producing the protein MKKKVTAVFDIGRTNKKFFLFDSDFQEVYREYSRFDEITDEDGYPTENLEALEKWAKEVFDRMMESPEFEIRALNFSCYGASLVHIDKNGKVLTPLYNYMKPLKSEVFDAFYDKYGPENELSRSTGSQKLGMLNTGMHLFWLKYTRPEVYKKIKYSLHLPQYLSYLFTGIAVSEFTSIGCHTMLWDYEKKDYHDWVFKEGINEKLPPIASSRETTPVNYKGKNIQMGVGVHDSSSALLPYIRSIKKPFLLISTGTWSISINPFNKGMLTMEDIGNGCLFNMRIDSSPVKVSTLFLGNEYKLQIKELSAHFKVQEDYHRTVKFNQDTFFEINKDFEHMFKWASIVSENMPEETKIPYDKFERAYHQLMLELVLLQVKSIRSAIGNENIKRLYIDGGFSDNEVYIQLLSRYLDNMKISTTDSSLGSALGAAIVISDVTLEPKFLKKNYALKKHVPFIMQKSGTLRNSGNDQLT; encoded by the coding sequence ATGAAAAAGAAGGTAACAGCTGTATTTGATATTGGTAGAACCAACAAGAAATTCTTTCTATTCGATTCGGATTTTCAAGAGGTATATCGGGAGTATAGTCGTTTCGATGAAATTACGGACGAGGACGGATATCCTACCGAAAACCTGGAAGCCTTGGAGAAATGGGCCAAAGAAGTATTTGATAGGATGATGGAGTCGCCCGAATTTGAGATACGGGCCTTAAATTTTTCATGTTACGGGGCAAGTTTGGTGCACATAGACAAAAACGGGAAAGTTCTCACGCCACTCTACAACTATATGAAGCCGTTAAAATCCGAAGTATTTGATGCCTTCTATGACAAATATGGTCCCGAAAATGAGCTTTCCAGGTCAACGGGATCGCAGAAATTGGGCATGCTAAATACCGGGATGCATTTATTCTGGCTAAAATATACAAGACCGGAGGTATACAAAAAGATAAAATATTCGCTGCACCTGCCCCAATACCTTAGTTATTTGTTTACTGGAATAGCTGTAAGTGAATTTACCAGTATTGGATGCCACACCATGCTGTGGGATTATGAAAAGAAGGATTATCATGACTGGGTGTTTAAGGAGGGAATAAATGAAAAATTGCCTCCTATTGCTTCCTCTAGGGAAACAACCCCCGTAAATTATAAGGGCAAGAATATTCAAATGGGAGTTGGTGTTCATGACAGTTCCTCAGCTCTTTTGCCATATATCCGAAGTATTAAAAAGCCTTTTTTGCTAATTTCCACAGGTACTTGGAGTATTTCCATTAACCCATTCAATAAAGGAATGTTGACCATGGAAGATATTGGTAACGGTTGTCTTTTTAATATGCGTATAGATAGTAGCCCTGTAAAGGTCTCAACACTATTTTTAGGCAACGAATATAAACTTCAGATTAAGGAATTATCGGCCCATTTCAAGGTGCAGGAAGATTATCACAGAACTGTGAAATTTAATCAGGACACTTTTTTTGAAATCAATAAAGACTTTGAGCACATGTTTAAATGGGCGAGTATTGTGTCCGAAAACATGCCTGAGGAGACCAAAATTCCCTACGATAAATTTGAACGCGCCTATCATCAGCTGATGTTGGAGCTGGTTCTGTTACAAGTAAAAAGTATAAGATCTGCCATCGGAAATGAAAATATTAAAAGACTTTATATAGATGGAGGCTTTAGTGATAACGAGGTGTATATACAACTACTATCAAGATATCTAGACAACATGAAGATCAGTACTACGGACTCTTCTTTAGGTTCTGCCTTGGGAGCAGCCATAGTTATATCCGATGTGACTTTGGAACCGAAATTCCTAAAGAAAAACTATGCCTTAAAAAAGCATGTGCCGTTCATAATGCAAAAGTCAGGAACACTAAGAAATTCAGGCAATGATCAACTAACCTAA
- a CDS encoding GntR family transcriptional regulator: MFKYLKIDENSRIPKYRQIVDSVINNISNGNLKIDEKIPSINSFSEEFLLSRDTVEKAYQILKERKIITSIRGKGYYITRTKLIAKVNILFLINKLSAYKMRIYNSFINTIGGNSHTDLHIYHCDNTLFVNLIEKNINAYDYYVIMPHFKTDDLKHISYTDEAVKAINMIPKNKLVLMDNNKLDIEGDFIEIYQDFENDIYNALKEGLAKISRYGKMILVYPENAVYPYPRRILHGFRKFCVEHKLDFEIIDEIYDDIILKKGDLFITIEETDLVSLVNQIRDKEFILGVEIGVISYNDTPLKELLGITVISTDFKAMGETASRMILNKEKGKIKNPFNFIDRNSI; the protein is encoded by the coding sequence ATGTTCAAATACCTTAAAATTGATGAAAATTCCAGGATCCCTAAGTATAGGCAGATAGTGGATTCCGTTATCAATAATATTTCCAATGGAAACCTTAAGATCGATGAAAAAATTCCTTCTATCAATAGTTTTAGTGAAGAGTTTCTGCTTTCTCGCGATACTGTTGAAAAAGCCTACCAAATATTAAAGGAACGCAAGATTATTACCTCTATTAGGGGAAAAGGTTATTACATAACCAGAACAAAACTAATTGCCAAGGTCAATATCCTATTCCTCATCAACAAGTTGAGCGCCTATAAAATGCGTATTTACAATTCGTTTATAAACACCATTGGGGGCAACTCCCATACGGACCTACATATATACCATTGCGACAATACACTTTTTGTAAATTTAATAGAGAAGAATATCAACGCATATGATTATTACGTCATCATGCCGCATTTTAAGACAGACGATCTTAAACACATAAGCTATACAGATGAAGCCGTTAAGGCCATCAATATGATTCCTAAGAACAAACTTGTTTTGATGGACAATAATAAACTTGATATTGAAGGGGATTTCATTGAAATCTACCAGGATTTCGAGAATGATATCTATAATGCCCTGAAGGAAGGATTGGCAAAGATATCGCGATATGGAAAAATGATTCTGGTCTATCCTGAAAATGCCGTATACCCATATCCCAGAAGAATTTTACACGGCTTTCGCAAGTTTTGTGTAGAACACAAATTAGACTTTGAGATTATTGATGAGATTTATGACGATATAATCCTAAAAAAAGGAGATCTCTTTATTACCATTGAAGAAACGGACCTTGTAAGTTTGGTAAACCAGATCCGTGACAAGGAATTTATATTAGGTGTAGAGATCGGGGTAATCTCCTACAACGATACCCCGCTCAAGGAGTTGTTGGGCATTACCGTTATTTCTACAGATTTTAAGGCGATGGGGGAAACTGCCTCCAGAATGATTTTGAACAAGGAAAAAGGAAAAATTAAAAACCCTTTTAATTTTATAGACAGGAATTCTATTTAA
- a CDS encoding SusC/RagA family TonB-linked outer membrane protein, whose product MKRRNYRISRNFLFLLTMLYGIAMQAQDVTVSGTVVSADDSMGLPGVNVVVKGTTTGTVTDFDGNYSIVAPSANSTLVFTYIGFTAQEIPINGKTQLDVTMSEDAAALDEVVVVGYGTQIKRQVTGSVSTIQAEELADIPVSQITQKIQGRIPGVQINQSTGKPGQGMSVRIRGQLSVSGGSDPLYVVDGFPISGGINNINPDEIQDISILKDAASTSLYGSRAANGVVLITTKSGKAGETSVSLNVSTGMQSVPDRGRIEMMNAVEFAQFKKEYYEDQGDPVPDIFQNPSQYEGQTNDWYDAMLRTAPMTNYNLTITSNKEKLRTSVILGFFDQEGVVLSSDYKRYSLRANLDYSLSDKVRIGVNIAPNYILDNIPRTDGSRGTGLLFNALHTWPIMPIYNEDGTRTEFNRFPANTGNIFSYANWLNSAERIQDGSKEVNLLSNAYIEYEPIEGLSIKSSLNAELYNDQYEYFSPTNATYAINRPIPTNNEAVWDDRTTFSWLNENTVNYNKSIGEHNFSLLGGFTYQKYRMDRSRVAASDFADDRLPNIQGAANINRGGTFDQVQEWSLVSFLSRLTYNYKGKYLLTGSIRSDGSSRFGSDNRWGTFPSVSAGWIASDEAFLENVESISLLKLRASYGVTGNNNIGNYTQYALIDNTVNAVFGNDFAPGSAVNSLSNSNLGWETTKQFDIGLDLSLFNDRVSLVYDYYTKNTTNLLYNVQVPRESGFTNFSDNIGEIKFWGHEFGINTVNTTGKLKWTTNANISFNRNEVVALADGIDRVYGPGGWHITKVGEPFGQFYGHLSDGVYLNQQDLDSSPQVPGRSTVGSIKLLDVNGDGIITNGGDFDDRAIMGSPFPDFTYGITNTINYNNFDFSVVGTGSYGNELLVRHLYSTTNLDGVFNLLKDVKYRFRSVENPGRGFYGTTVGGGNVTGIERDWINDRFVADASYFNIRNITLGFTIPKVDKYFKSARVYGSIQNVHIFTKYWGGPNPEISVQNNGEGDGGNLASGVDISGYPVPRIFSLGLNLNF is encoded by the coding sequence ATGAAAAGAAGAAATTACAGGATTTCCCGGAATTTCCTATTCCTTTTAACTATGCTTTATGGCATTGCTATGCAGGCACAAGATGTAACTGTAAGCGGTACTGTGGTATCGGCAGACGATTCAATGGGCTTGCCGGGAGTAAATGTTGTTGTTAAGGGAACAACTACGGGAACAGTTACAGATTTTGATGGCAACTACAGTATTGTTGCCCCCAGTGCAAACAGCACCTTGGTTTTCACCTACATTGGTTTTACCGCCCAAGAAATTCCAATCAACGGAAAAACCCAATTAGACGTAACCATGTCCGAAGATGCGGCTGCTCTTGATGAAGTAGTTGTTGTTGGTTATGGTACACAAATTAAAAGACAGGTAACCGGGTCAGTGTCTACCATACAGGCAGAAGAACTCGCCGATATTCCGGTCTCCCAGATTACCCAAAAAATACAGGGTAGGATTCCAGGGGTTCAGATTAATCAGAGCACAGGTAAACCTGGCCAGGGTATGTCGGTACGTATTCGTGGGCAACTATCGGTTTCCGGAGGAAGTGACCCATTGTATGTGGTTGATGGCTTCCCCATTTCTGGTGGAATCAACAATATAAATCCGGATGAAATCCAGGATATTTCTATTCTGAAGGATGCCGCTTCCACCTCACTTTATGGGTCAAGGGCAGCCAACGGTGTTGTCTTGATTACCACCAAAAGTGGAAAAGCCGGTGAAACCAGTGTAAGTTTAAATGTTTCCACCGGAATGCAGAGCGTGCCTGATAGGGGAAGGATAGAAATGATGAATGCAGTTGAATTCGCCCAATTTAAAAAGGAGTACTATGAGGATCAAGGCGATCCAGTGCCCGATATATTCCAGAATCCTTCCCAATATGAGGGTCAGACCAATGATTGGTATGATGCGATGCTAAGGACAGCCCCAATGACCAATTACAATCTTACCATTACCTCCAACAAGGAAAAACTGCGAACTTCAGTGATTCTAGGCTTCTTTGATCAGGAAGGTGTGGTCTTAAGTTCAGATTATAAGCGATATTCTTTAAGGGCAAATTTGGATTATAGCTTATCGGACAAGGTCCGGATTGGCGTGAATATAGCTCCAAATTACATCTTGGACAACATACCAAGAACAGATGGTAGTAGGGGTACGGGTCTATTGTTTAACGCATTGCACACTTGGCCCATCATGCCAATCTACAATGAGGACGGCACCAGAACGGAATTCAATCGTTTTCCGGCAAATACAGGTAACATTTTCTCTTATGCCAACTGGCTTAATTCCGCAGAAAGGATTCAAGATGGATCCAAGGAGGTCAATCTTTTGTCCAATGCCTATATTGAATATGAACCAATTGAGGGACTTAGCATTAAATCCAGTCTTAATGCAGAATTGTACAATGACCAATATGAATACTTCAGTCCAACCAATGCCACCTATGCCATCAACCGTCCTATACCGACCAACAATGAGGCAGTTTGGGATGACAGGACCACTTTTTCTTGGTTGAACGAAAACACGGTTAATTACAACAAAAGTATAGGTGAACATAATTTCTCTCTCTTGGGAGGTTTTACTTATCAAAAATATCGAATGGACCGCAGTAGGGTTGCGGCCAGTGATTTCGCAGATGATAGATTACCCAATATTCAGGGAGCTGCCAACATTAATAGAGGAGGAACTTTTGACCAGGTACAGGAATGGAGTTTAGTATCCTTTCTTTCCAGGCTTACCTATAATTATAAAGGAAAATATCTATTGACAGGCTCCATTCGTAGTGATGGGTCTTCAAGATTCGGTTCCGATAATAGATGGGGTACCTTTCCATCGGTATCTGCCGGTTGGATTGCCTCGGACGAAGCTTTTCTAGAAAATGTGGAATCCATTTCACTTCTTAAACTTCGCGCAAGCTATGGTGTTACCGGGAACAACAATATTGGTAACTACACCCAATACGCTTTGATCGACAATACCGTGAATGCCGTATTTGGCAACGATTTTGCTCCAGGTTCAGCGGTAAATTCACTTTCAAATTCCAATTTGGGATGGGAAACCACAAAACAGTTCGATATAGGATTGGATTTAAGTCTCTTTAATGACAGGGTATCTTTAGTGTACGACTATTACACCAAGAACACTACCAATCTACTTTACAATGTACAAGTTCCAAGGGAATCAGGCTTTACCAACTTTAGCGATAACATTGGTGAAATAAAGTTCTGGGGCCATGAATTTGGTATAAACACCGTTAATACTACAGGTAAATTGAAATGGACCACCAACGCCAATATATCCTTCAACAGAAATGAGGTAGTTGCCCTAGCCGATGGTATTGATAGGGTCTATGGACCAGGTGGATGGCATATTACCAAGGTAGGAGAACCCTTTGGCCAATTTTACGGGCATCTGTCCGACGGGGTCTATCTAAATCAGCAAGACTTGGACAGCTCGCCCCAAGTTCCAGGACGTTCTACTGTGGGTAGTATTAAATTACTCGATGTGAACGGTGATGGGATCATCACCAATGGTGGGGATTTTGACGACCGTGCCATTATGGGCAGTCCTTTCCCTGATTTCACCTATGGTATTACCAACACCATCAACTACAATAATTTTGATTTTTCCGTAGTGGGCACCGGGTCTTACGGCAATGAATTACTTGTTAGGCACTTGTACAGTACCACCAACTTGGATGGGGTATTCAATCTTTTAAAAGATGTAAAATACAGGTTCCGATCTGTTGAAAATCCAGGTAGAGGCTTTTACGGAACTACTGTAGGTGGCGGTAATGTTACCGGTATAGAAAGGGACTGGATCAATGACCGTTTCGTGGCAGATGCCTCCTACTTCAACATTCGAAATATAACTTTAGGATTTACTATCCCGAAAGTGGACAAGTATTTCAAGTCGGCAAGAGTATATGGCTCAATCCAGAACGTACATATATTCACTAAGTATTGGGGTGGACCAAACCCTGAAATTAGTGTACAGAACAATGGAGAAGGAGATGGTGGAAACCTTGCCTCCGGGGTAGATATTTCAGGATATCCGGTTCCACGTATATTTAGTTTAGGTTTAAATTTAAACTTCTAA